In one Lysobacter alkalisoli genomic region, the following are encoded:
- a CDS encoding TMEM175 family protein has product MDLHQLPVDNGFRLRGSSVTRVETFVDAAFAFAVTLLVVSFGAMPETFAELYEALRRFPAFIAGFAILALFWHAHYRFCRRLGLENTGVVVLSLALVATALFYVYPLRMVMSAAMHFMTAGWAPSEFRVESFAEFRLIFVIYGVGFATLAMLVVILNRHGLRKASELGLDAAERLILRSEVVVHAVYIGCAVLSMVLALLLPEGQGWWLALPGLAYGLMAVILPAYGYRVGRRVDARLAERDASEKGAS; this is encoded by the coding sequence ATGGACCTGCACCAACTGCCGGTGGACAACGGGTTCCGCCTGCGTGGAAGCTCGGTGACGCGGGTGGAGACCTTCGTCGACGCGGCCTTTGCCTTTGCCGTGACCCTGCTGGTGGTTTCCTTCGGCGCGATGCCGGAAACCTTCGCCGAACTGTACGAGGCGTTGCGCCGGTTCCCGGCTTTCATTGCCGGGTTCGCGATCCTGGCCCTGTTCTGGCATGCCCATTACCGCTTCTGCCGGCGGCTCGGGCTGGAGAACACCGGGGTTGTCGTGCTGAGCCTGGCGCTGGTCGCGACGGCCCTGTTCTATGTGTACCCGTTGCGGATGGTGATGTCGGCGGCGATGCACTTCATGACTGCGGGCTGGGCGCCGAGCGAGTTCCGGGTGGAGAGTTTTGCCGAGTTCCGCCTGATCTTCGTGATCTACGGCGTGGGCTTTGCGACGCTTGCGATGTTGGTTGTGATACTCAACCGGCATGGCCTGCGGAAAGCTTCTGAATTGGGCCTGGATGCCGCCGAACGACTGATCCTGCGCTCGGAAGTGGTGGTGCATGCGGTCTACATCGGCTGCGCTGTGCTGTCGATGGTGCTTGCCCTGCTGCTGCCGGAAGGTCAGGGCTGGTGGCTGGCGCTGCCGGGGTTGGCTTACGGACTGATGGCAGTGATCCTGCCGGCTTATGGCTACCGCGTTGGGCGGCGGGTAGATGCCCGCCTCGCCGAGCGCGACGCATCGGAGAAGGGAGCTTCATGA
- the bioD gene encoding dethiobiotin synthase, translated as MIEGVYVTGTDTGIGKSVASACLLHALRARGLRAVGMKPLASGCERTVDGWRNEDALLLQAASDPVPGYDDVNPFALPEPLAPELAARAAGVEVALDPIAAAFGRLSRSADHVVVEGVGGWAAPLSATLDQVDLVRALDLPVVLVVGLRLGCINHARLTARAIEADGLRLAGWIANGIDPEMARADDNFALLQSRLQAPCLGRLPHLDDLRILAEKTLAEVPLDVSALLDR; from the coding sequence ATGATCGAAGGCGTTTATGTCACCGGCACCGATACCGGTATCGGCAAGTCCGTGGCCAGCGCCTGCCTGTTGCACGCGCTGCGCGCGCGCGGTCTGCGCGCGGTCGGGATGAAGCCGCTGGCCAGCGGCTGCGAGCGGACCGTTGACGGCTGGCGCAACGAGGATGCGTTGCTGCTTCAGGCAGCCAGCGATCCGGTTCCGGGCTATGACGACGTCAACCCGTTCGCGCTGCCCGAACCGCTGGCGCCGGAATTGGCCGCGCGTGCGGCCGGGGTCGAGGTCGCACTGGATCCGATCGCTGCCGCCTTCGGGCGTCTGTCCCGAAGTGCGGATCACGTGGTGGTCGAGGGTGTCGGCGGCTGGGCCGCGCCGCTGTCGGCGACGTTGGACCAGGTCGACCTGGTGCGCGCGCTGGACCTGCCGGTGGTGCTGGTGGTCGGCCTGCGGCTGGGCTGTATCAATCATGCCCGACTCACCGCGCGCGCGATCGAGGCCGATGGCCTGCGCCTGGCCGGCTGGATCGCCAACGGCATCGACCCGGAAATGGCGCGGGCCGACGACAACTTCGCGTTGCTGCAGAGTCGCCTGCAAGCGCCGTGTCTCGGGCGCCTGCCGCACCTCGACGACCTGCGAATTCTGGCCGAAAAGACGCTGGCCGAGGTGCCGCTGGACGTGTCGGCGCTGCTGGATCGATAA
- a CDS encoding efflux RND transporter permease subunit produces MKFTDIFINKPVLAIVLNLFILLFGLRAYSELNVRQYPELRNAVVTVNTTYFGADADLIEGFITTPLEREIASAEGIDYMTSTSSAGVSSISAYIRLDQDPNEALTQIAAKVNKMRGQLPPESEDPVIDLQQGQQIAAMYLSFASETLDNNQITDYLTRVIQPKLVTVPGVQRADILGAGTFAMRVWLKPDRMTALQVTASDVSTALQSNNVLAAVGSTKGQMVAIDMTARTDLRTPEEFQKLVIREQDGAIVRLGDIADVMLGSESYGTSVRMNGEAATFVGVFVSPDANSLDVIKDVRTLWDEQIIPQLPQGIKGSVPYDSTESIQEAIDEVVSTIVEAVIIVIVVIFLFLGSLRSVLIPAIAVPLSLVGALFLMMLMGFTINLLTLLAMVLAIGIVVDDAIIVLENIHRHIEEGMTPHAAALKGARELAWPVVAMTTTLVAVYIPIGFQGGLTGVLFTEFAFTLAGAVLLSGVIALTLSPMMSAKILKEHDPEHPKGRLEAWLDQKFETLQRAYQRKLHGALETKSVIAVFGAIVLVSCGFLYATAPKEPAPVEDEGFIFSIAMADPYATLDYVERYTEEITAISKTVPEVDNYFLFNGGFGSGGGGASPSAMAGFVLKPWSERSRSTNQVLQQSLQPQISEVTGLNVFAMVPPSLPSAGGDGGGEFVIGGVGDLSQLSELADAILQRAMESKRFIFLDKDLKIDKPRIEVDIDRDKAASLGIDMRTLAADMAALLSGGYTNRFAMQNRSYRVIPQVQRSDRLNASDLENYYTRTRDGELIPLSTVVTLKESTQPQSLKRFQQLNAVAITFAPRPGVSKGEALAILEKAANEVLPQGYSVDYAGESRQFKQEGSAMLVTMGLALIIIYLVLSAQFESFRDALIMLLTVPMAICGALLTLNVLALLSNILGFSGIEAFPGMSINIYTQVGLVTLVGVISKHGILIVEFANKLQIEQGLSKREAIEQATGIRLRPVLMTTAALVFAMFPLLLAKGPGAASRFSMGMVIASGMTIGTLFTLFVLPAFYLYLAQDHSAQRHGDEIEAIPEPVT; encoded by the coding sequence ATGAAATTCACCGATATCTTCATCAACAAGCCGGTCCTGGCGATCGTCCTCAATCTGTTCATCCTGTTGTTCGGCCTGCGCGCCTACAGCGAGTTGAACGTGCGCCAGTACCCCGAGTTGCGCAACGCCGTGGTCACCGTCAACACCACCTACTTCGGTGCCGACGCCGACCTGATCGAAGGCTTCATCACCACGCCGCTGGAGCGCGAGATCGCCAGCGCCGAGGGCATCGATTACATGACCTCGACCAGCTCGGCCGGGGTCAGCTCGATCTCGGCCTACATCCGCCTGGACCAGGACCCGAACGAGGCGCTGACCCAGATCGCGGCCAAGGTCAACAAGATGCGTGGGCAGCTGCCGCCGGAATCCGAGGATCCCGTGATCGACCTGCAGCAGGGTCAGCAGATCGCGGCGATGTATCTGTCCTTCGCCAGCGAAACGCTCGACAACAACCAGATCACCGATTACCTGACCCGGGTGATCCAGCCCAAGCTGGTCACGGTGCCGGGCGTGCAGCGCGCCGACATCCTCGGCGCCGGCACGTTCGCGATGCGGGTGTGGCTCAAGCCTGACCGCATGACTGCACTCCAGGTCACCGCCAGCGACGTCTCCACCGCGCTGCAGTCGAACAACGTGCTGGCCGCGGTGGGTTCGACCAAGGGTCAGATGGTCGCGATCGACATGACCGCGCGCACCGACCTGCGCACGCCGGAGGAATTCCAGAAGCTGGTGATCCGCGAGCAGGACGGCGCGATCGTGCGCCTGGGCGACATCGCCGACGTGATGCTGGGATCGGAGAGCTACGGTACCTCGGTGCGCATGAACGGCGAGGCTGCGACCTTCGTCGGCGTCTTCGTGTCGCCGGACGCCAACTCGCTCGACGTGATCAAGGACGTGCGCACGCTGTGGGACGAGCAGATCATTCCGCAACTGCCGCAGGGCATCAAGGGCTCCGTCCCCTACGACAGTACCGAGTCGATCCAGGAAGCCATCGACGAGGTGGTGAGTACGATCGTGGAGGCGGTGATCATCGTGATCGTGGTGATCTTCCTGTTCCTGGGCTCGCTGCGCAGCGTGCTGATCCCGGCGATCGCGGTGCCGCTATCGCTGGTCGGCGCGCTGTTCCTGATGATGCTGATGGGCTTCACCATCAATCTGCTGACGCTGCTGGCAATGGTGCTGGCGATCGGCATCGTGGTCGATGACGCGATCATCGTGCTGGAGAACATCCACCGCCACATCGAGGAGGGCATGACGCCGCATGCCGCCGCGCTCAAGGGCGCGCGCGAGCTGGCCTGGCCGGTGGTCGCGATGACCACCACCCTGGTCGCGGTGTACATACCCATCGGCTTCCAGGGCGGTCTGACCGGCGTGCTGTTCACCGAGTTCGCCTTCACCCTGGCCGGCGCGGTGCTGCTGTCGGGCGTGATCGCGCTGACCCTGTCGCCGATGATGAGCGCGAAGATCCTCAAGGAGCACGATCCCGAACACCCGAAGGGCCGTCTCGAGGCCTGGCTGGACCAGAAGTTCGAGACGCTGCAACGCGCCTACCAGCGCAAGCTGCATGGCGCACTGGAAACCAAGTCGGTGATCGCCGTGTTCGGCGCCATCGTATTGGTGTCGTGCGGGTTCCTCTACGCCACCGCACCGAAGGAACCGGCGCCGGTCGAGGACGAGGGCTTCATTTTCTCGATCGCGATGGCGGACCCATACGCCACCCTCGACTACGTGGAGCGCTACACCGAGGAGATCACCGCGATCTCCAAGACCGTGCCGGAGGTCGACAATTACTTCCTGTTCAACGGCGGCTTCGGCAGCGGCGGCGGCGGCGCCAGCCCGTCGGCGATGGCCGGCTTCGTGCTCAAGCCCTGGAGCGAGCGCTCGCGCTCGACCAACCAGGTGCTGCAGCAGAGCCTGCAGCCGCAGATCAGCGAGGTCACCGGCCTGAACGTATTCGCGATGGTGCCACCCTCGCTGCCCAGCGCGGGCGGTGACGGCGGTGGCGAATTCGTGATCGGCGGCGTCGGCGACCTCAGCCAGTTGTCGGAACTGGCCGACGCGATCCTGCAGCGGGCGATGGAGAGCAAGCGCTTCATCTTCCTCGACAAGGACCTGAAGATCGACAAGCCGCGGATCGAGGTGGACATCGACCGCGACAAGGCGGCCTCGCTCGGCATCGACATGCGCACGCTCGCGGCCGACATGGCGGCGTTGCTGTCGGGCGGCTACACCAACCGCTTCGCGATGCAGAACCGCTCGTACCGGGTGATCCCGCAGGTGCAGCGCAGCGACCGCCTCAATGCCAGCGATCTGGAGAACTACTACACCCGCACCCGCGATGGTGAGCTGATCCCGCTGTCGACCGTGGTGACACTGAAGGAGAGCACGCAGCCGCAGTCGCTCAAGCGCTTCCAGCAGCTCAACGCGGTGGCGATCACCTTCGCCCCGCGCCCGGGCGTGAGCAAGGGCGAGGCGCTGGCGATCCTGGAGAAAGCCGCCAACGAAGTATTGCCGCAAGGCTACAGCGTCGACTACGCCGGCGAGTCGCGCCAGTTCAAGCAGGAAGGCTCGGCGATGCTGGTGACGATGGGGCTGGCGCTGATCATCATCTATCTGGTGCTGTCGGCGCAGTTCGAGAGTTTCCGCGATGCGCTGATCATGCTGTTGACCGTGCCGATGGCGATCTGCGGCGCATTGCTGACGCTCAACGTGCTGGCGCTGCTGTCGAACATCCTCGGTTTCTCCGGAATCGAGGCATTCCCGGGCATGAGCATCAACATCTACACCCAGGTCGGCCTGGTGACGCTGGTGGGCGTGATCTCCAAGCACGGCATCCTGATCGTGGAGTTCGCCAACAAGCTGCAGATCGAGCAGGGCCTGAGCAAGCGCGAGGCGATCGAGCAGGCCACCGGGATCCGCCTGCGCCCGGTGCTGATGACCACCGCCGCGCTGGTGTTCGCGATGTTCCCGCTGCTGCTCGCCAAGGGCCCGGGCGCTGCCTCGCGCTTCTCGATGGGTATGGTGATCGCCTCCGGCATGACCATCGGCACGCTGTTCACCCTGTTCGTGCTGCCGGCGTTCTACCTGTACCTGGCCCAGGACCATTCGGCGCAGCGGCACGGGGACGAGATCGAAGCGATTCCGGAACCGGTGACGTAA
- a CDS encoding efflux RND transporter periplasmic adaptor subunit, with the protein MPKYADKRPPSTRKRMILMLIGAIVVFGGVFAVKAFFAAQTNKFFDNMPQPAVAVSSAIVQTQQWNDAGESVGTFVAVNGTDVTTEAGGVIRSLEFDAGQPVKAGTVLVRLNTANEEATLKSLEASARLAATQRDRWQQLAREQLVSRDEAQQHATAAATAQAQADAQRALIAQKTIRAPFSGVLGIRKVNLGQYVSPGTAIVSLQQLDPIYLDFSLPEQQMGKVREGGKVQATVDALPGQVFEGEVTAIEPLVDSSTRNFKVQATFQNPDGALRPGSFAKVGFSLGSEREVMVIPQTAVSFNPYGNAVFVIDRTPRAEGEKDMQGNPLTGDKLTVSQRFIKTGTTRGDLIVVTEGLEPGDEVVTSGLLKLRNDAEVTLNNKVQPAADEQPRPENR; encoded by the coding sequence ATGCCGAAATATGCAGACAAGCGCCCCCCTTCCACGCGCAAGCGCATGATCCTGATGTTGATCGGCGCGATCGTCGTGTTCGGCGGCGTGTTTGCGGTCAAGGCGTTCTTCGCCGCGCAGACCAACAAGTTCTTCGACAACATGCCGCAGCCGGCGGTCGCGGTCAGCTCGGCCATCGTCCAGACCCAGCAGTGGAACGACGCGGGCGAATCCGTGGGTACCTTCGTCGCGGTCAATGGCACCGACGTCACCACCGAAGCCGGCGGCGTGATCCGCTCGCTCGAGTTCGACGCCGGACAACCGGTCAAGGCCGGCACGGTGCTGGTGCGGCTGAACACCGCCAACGAGGAAGCCACGCTGAAATCGCTGGAGGCGTCCGCCCGCCTGGCCGCCACGCAGCGCGACCGCTGGCAGCAGCTGGCCCGCGAGCAGTTGGTGTCGCGGGACGAGGCGCAGCAGCATGCCACCGCCGCAGCCACCGCACAGGCGCAGGCAGACGCGCAACGCGCGCTGATCGCACAAAAAACCATCCGTGCGCCGTTCTCCGGTGTGCTCGGCATCCGCAAGGTCAACCTGGGCCAGTACGTCTCGCCCGGCACGGCCATCGTCAGCCTGCAACAGCTGGACCCGATCTACCTCGATTTCAGCCTGCCGGAACAGCAGATGGGCAAGGTCAGGGAAGGCGGCAAGGTCCAGGCCACCGTCGACGCGTTGCCCGGCCAGGTGTTCGAGGGCGAGGTCACCGCGATCGAGCCGCTGGTCGATTCCAGCACCCGCAACTTCAAGGTGCAGGCCACGTTCCAGAACCCCGATGGCGCACTGCGTCCGGGCAGCTTCGCCAAAGTCGGCTTCTCCCTGGGCAGCGAGCGCGAGGTGATGGTGATCCCGCAGACCGCGGTCAGCTTCAACCCCTATGGCAACGCGGTGTTCGTGATCGACAGGACCCCGCGTGCGGAGGGCGAAAAGGACATGCAGGGCAATCCGCTGACCGGCGACAAGCTCACCGTGAGCCAGCGTTTCATCAAGACCGGCACGACCCGTGGCGACCTGATCGTGGTCACCGAGGGGCTGGAACCCGGCGATGAGGTCGTGACCAGCGGCCTGCTGAAGCTGCGCAACGATGCCGAAGTCACCCTCAACAACAAGGTGCAACCGGCTGCGGACGAGCAGCCACGTCCGGAGAACCGCTGA
- a CDS encoding phasin family protein: MYPQFNEQFIAATRQFADTAAQINRLTLENAEALFGLQLAAVEERATATFAFFEEATEARDFDGLKALWPKGVQVARENVERAVSTGQEAVGRTLKTNEAIAELTKGQFESAAKTAQANVEKATKAAAKAAK, translated from the coding sequence ATGTACCCGCAGTTCAATGAGCAGTTCATCGCCGCGACGCGCCAGTTCGCGGACACCGCCGCACAGATCAACCGCCTGACCCTCGAGAATGCCGAGGCCCTCTTCGGCCTGCAGCTGGCTGCGGTCGAGGAACGCGCCACCGCGACCTTCGCCTTCTTCGAAGAGGCCACCGAGGCCCGTGACTTCGACGGCCTCAAGGCCCTGTGGCCGAAGGGCGTGCAGGTTGCACGCGAGAACGTCGAGCGTGCAGTGAGCACCGGCCAGGAGGCCGTCGGCCGCACCCTGAAGACCAACGAGGCGATCGCCGAGCTGACCAAGGGCCAGTTCGAGTCGGCCGCCAAGACCGCGCAGGCCAACGTCGAGAAGGCCACCAAGGCAGCCGCCAAGGCCGCAAAGTAA
- the queD gene encoding 6-carboxytetrahydropterin synthase QueD, whose translation MDIFKVFTIEAAHRLPNVPEGHKCARLHGHSFRVEIHLSGELDPTAGWVMDFADVKQAFQPLYDRLDHHYLNDIEGLENPTSERLAVWIWERLKPALPLLSEVVVHETCTSGCRYRG comes from the coding sequence ATGGACATCTTCAAGGTCTTCACGATCGAAGCCGCGCACCGCCTGCCCAACGTGCCGGAAGGTCACAAGTGCGCGCGCCTGCACGGGCATTCGTTCCGGGTCGAGATCCACCTGTCCGGCGAGTTGGACCCGACAGCCGGCTGGGTGATGGATTTCGCTGACGTGAAGCAGGCCTTCCAGCCGCTGTACGACCGGCTCGACCATCACTACCTCAATGACATCGAGGGCCTGGAGAACCCGACCAGCGAGCGTCTGGCGGTCTGGATCTGGGAACGGCTCAAGCCGGCCCTGCCACTGCTGAGCGAGGTCGTGGTGCACGAAACCTGCACCTCGGGCTGCCGCTACCGCGGCTGA
- a CDS encoding RNA pyrophosphohydrolase: MIDPDGYRPNVGIILMRPDGRLFWARRVRRDGWQFPQGGMNSDETPIEAMYRELREETGLLPGHVEVLGATPGWLRYRLPQRAIRRNDRLVCIGQKQVWFLLRLVGRETDLRLDLTDTPEFDHWRWVDFWYPVEHVVMFKRGVYARALDHLAPFARQIAGTQAVPVREPDPRIAGWQRGRNRPRPRNREPGARIDGRPHGHDRGGSG, from the coding sequence GTGATCGATCCGGACGGCTATCGACCCAATGTAGGCATCATCCTGATGCGCCCCGACGGCCGGTTGTTCTGGGCCCGCCGCGTGCGCCGCGACGGCTGGCAGTTCCCGCAGGGCGGGATGAACAGCGACGAAACCCCGATCGAGGCCATGTATCGCGAACTCCGCGAGGAGACCGGCCTGCTGCCCGGGCACGTCGAAGTGCTTGGCGCCACCCCCGGCTGGCTTCGCTATCGACTGCCGCAGCGGGCGATCCGCCGCAACGACCGGCTGGTCTGCATCGGCCAGAAGCAGGTCTGGTTCCTGCTGCGGCTGGTCGGACGCGAAACAGATCTGCGCCTGGACCTGACCGACACGCCCGAGTTCGACCACTGGCGCTGGGTCGACTTCTGGTACCCGGTCGAGCATGTGGTGATGTTCAAGCGCGGCGTCTATGCCCGCGCGCTGGACCATCTTGCGCCGTTCGCGCGCCAGATAGCGGGGACCCAGGCGGTGCCGGTGCGTGAACCCGACCCGCGTATCGCCGGCTGGCAGCGCGGTCGAAACCGGCCGCGGCCGCGGAATCGCGAGCCCGGCGCCCGTATCGATGGCCGACCCCATGGGCACGATCGCGGCGGATCGGGTTGA
- a CDS encoding (2Fe-2S)-binding protein, whose amino-acid sequence MYVCICNGVTEHDIREAAEAGCGSVPELTMRTGAGANCGSCLELAAEILDAHGPVRELPLPMLQQAA is encoded by the coding sequence ATGTACGTCTGCATCTGCAATGGGGTGACCGAGCATGACATCCGCGAGGCGGCCGAAGCCGGCTGCGGCAGCGTGCCGGAGCTGACCATGCGCACCGGCGCCGGTGCCAACTGCGGCAGTTGCCTGGAACTCGCCGCCGAGATCCTCGACGCCCATGGCCCGGTCCGCGAACTGCCGCTGCCGATGCTGCAACAGGCAGCCTGA
- the bfr gene encoding bacterioferritin, whose product MKGDAKVIEFLNKALYNELTAINQYFLHAKMLKNWGLKELAEHEYHESIDEMKHADKLSERILFLDGLPNFQALGKLRIGESPREVLNCDLALELEAVPLLREAIAHCEKVADFVSRDLFSDILDSEEEHVDWIETQLSLIERVGEQNYLAMKMES is encoded by the coding sequence ATGAAAGGCGACGCCAAGGTCATCGAATTCCTCAACAAGGCGCTCTACAACGAGCTGACCGCGATCAACCAGTACTTCCTGCACGCCAAGATGCTGAAGAACTGGGGACTCAAGGAGCTCGCCGAGCACGAGTACCACGAGTCGATTGACGAGATGAAGCACGCCGACAAGCTGTCGGAGCGCATCCTCTTTCTCGACGGCCTGCCCAACTTCCAGGCGCTGGGCAAGCTGCGCATCGGTGAGAGCCCGCGCGAGGTGCTGAACTGCGACCTCGCGCTGGAACTGGAAGCGGTGCCACTGCTGCGCGAAGCGATCGCCCATTGCGAGAAGGTCGCCGACTTCGTCAGCCGCGATCTGTTCTCCGACATCCTCGACTCCGAGGAAGAGCACGTCGACTGGATCGAGACCCAGCTCAGCCTGATCGAGCGCGTTGGCGAGCAGAACTACCTCGCCATGAAGATGGAGAGCTGA
- a CDS encoding DUF4126 domain-containing protein, which yields MTDAHLFAIGVVLAWLAGIRAYLTVFGVGLAGALGWLDLPEALQVTQSPWVLGVSGTLAVAEFFADKIPGVDSGWDLLQTLLRIPAGAFLAAATLSSDGQLGAGALATGAGVALTSHVLKSGTRALLNTSPEPVTNWTASVGEDIAVVGALALVFAYPWLTLTAILLISLGIALAIWWVWRKLFRRAPKPA from the coding sequence ATGACAGATGCGCACCTGTTCGCAATTGGCGTGGTTCTGGCCTGGCTGGCAGGCATCCGTGCCTACCTGACGGTGTTCGGGGTCGGCCTGGCCGGTGCGCTGGGCTGGCTGGACCTGCCCGAGGCTTTGCAGGTCACCCAGTCGCCGTGGGTGCTGGGCGTGTCGGGCACGCTGGCGGTAGCGGAATTCTTCGCCGACAAGATCCCGGGTGTGGATTCGGGCTGGGACCTGCTGCAGACCCTGCTGCGGATTCCGGCCGGCGCCTTCCTCGCCGCCGCCACCCTGTCGTCCGACGGCCAGCTCGGCGCCGGCGCGCTGGCCACCGGGGCCGGGGTCGCACTGACCAGCCACGTACTCAAATCAGGCACCCGGGCGCTGCTCAACACCTCGCCCGAACCGGTCACCAACTGGACCGCTTCGGTCGGCGAGGACATCGCGGTGGTCGGCGCGCTGGCGTTGGTGTTCGCCTACCCGTGGCTGACCCTGACCGCCATCTTGCTGATCAGCCTTGGCATCGCGCTGGCGATCTGGTGGGTCTGGCGCAAGCTGTTCCGGCGCGCGCCGAAGCCAGCCTGA
- a CDS encoding bactofilin family protein: MFKNKPAHIEGQVDTLIGPQVVFRGDLEFSGGLYIEGKVIGKVIAHQGEKATLTLAEGGTIEGEVHAPVVVINGTLTGDVFAADRVELAAKARVQGNVHYKVVEMCAGSTLTGRLIHADSTLSEQTASPLREEFVEAA, encoded by the coding sequence ATGTTCAAGAACAAACCGGCCCATATCGAAGGCCAGGTCGACACCCTGATCGGGCCGCAGGTGGTGTTCCGCGGCGACCTCGAGTTCAGCGGCGGGCTGTACATCGAGGGCAAGGTGATCGGCAAGGTGATCGCCCACCAGGGCGAGAAGGCGACCCTGACCCTGGCCGAGGGCGGCACGATCGAGGGCGAGGTGCATGCCCCCGTGGTGGTGATCAACGGCACCCTGACCGGCGATGTGTTCGCCGCCGATCGGGTCGAGCTGGCCGCCAAGGCGCGGGTACAGGGCAATGTCCATTACAAGGTTGTGGAGATGTGCGCCGGCTCGACCCTGACCGGCCGCCTGATCCATGCCGACAGCACCCTGTCCGAGCAGACCGCGTCGCCTCTTCGCGAGGAGTTTGTCGAGGCAGCCTGA
- a CDS encoding DUF6776 family protein, which yields MNDSTRPGAVPPESEAGIPLSPLIPIRWRGRVAGALVALTLLSLAFGAWGLWRLLSPESGDIHARLAASEKARAGLQVAVEDFEQRVATLTRSDQISRDANRDLQNALSERDEEIAGLRADVAFYERLVGATGQRRGLSVHAIRMRAQNDTAWHFTSTLTQNLNRGAVSSGQLTLAVEGSRDGRREILDWDALRQGEDVPGLEYSFKYFQQIEGDLFLPEGFEPVRVTARLQSRSGATVEQSFTWADATREAAGNTGAEAADRSDKG from the coding sequence ATGAACGACTCCACGCGCCCCGGGGCGGTCCCGCCGGAATCCGAAGCCGGCATCCCCCTGTCGCCCCTGATTCCGATCCGCTGGCGTGGGCGCGTGGCCGGGGCGCTGGTCGCGTTGACCCTGCTGTCACTGGCCTTTGGTGCATGGGGGCTGTGGCGTTTGTTGTCGCCGGAGTCCGGGGACATCCATGCCCGCCTGGCTGCCAGTGAGAAGGCGCGTGCCGGATTGCAGGTGGCGGTCGAGGACTTCGAACAGCGGGTCGCGACCCTGACCCGTTCCGATCAGATCAGCCGCGACGCCAATCGCGACCTGCAGAACGCGCTGTCGGAGCGTGACGAGGAGATCGCCGGCCTGCGTGCCGATGTCGCTTTCTACGAGAGGCTGGTCGGGGCCACAGGGCAGCGTCGCGGTCTCAGCGTGCACGCCATCCGCATGCGTGCGCAGAACGATACCGCCTGGCATTTCACCTCGACCCTGACCCAGAACCTCAACCGCGGCGCGGTCAGCAGTGGGCAGCTGACGCTGGCCGTCGAGGGCAGTCGGGACGGTCGTCGCGAAATTCTCGATTGGGACGCGCTGCGCCAGGGTGAGGACGTGCCGGGGCTGGAATATTCGTTCAAGTACTTCCAGCAGATCGAGGGCGACCTGTTCCTGCCCGAGGGTTTCGAGCCGGTACGGGTTACAGCGCGACTCCAGTCGCGCTCCGGCGCCACTGTGGAGCAGTCGTTCACCTGGGCCGATGCGACCCGCGAGGCGGCCGGCAATACCGGCGCCGAGGCCGCAGATCGTTCCGACAAGGGCTGA
- the erpA gene encoding iron-sulfur cluster insertion protein ErpA, translating into MDITPLPTAKAEATPDYQSIDRPLSFTLAAAAKVRELIAEEGNDALKLRVYIQGGGCSGFQYGFEFDESQAEDDLAVETDGVTLLVDPLSLQYLMGAEVDYTESLHGAQFVIRNPNAKTTCGCGSSFSA; encoded by the coding sequence ATGGACATCACCCCGCTCCCGACCGCCAAGGCCGAGGCCACCCCCGACTACCAGTCGATCGACCGGCCGCTGAGCTTCACCTTGGCCGCCGCCGCCAAGGTGCGCGAACTGATCGCCGAAGAAGGCAACGACGCGCTCAAGCTGCGTGTGTACATCCAGGGCGGCGGCTGCTCGGGCTTCCAGTACGGTTTCGAGTTCGACGAAAGCCAGGCCGAGGATGACCTGGCGGTGGAAACCGACGGCGTGACCCTGCTGGTCGATCCGCTCAGCCTGCAGTACCTGATGGGTGCCGAAGTCGATTACACCGAGAGTCTGCATGGCGCCCAGTTCGTGATCCGCAATCCGAACGCCAAGACCACCTGCGGCTGCGGGTCCTCGTTCTCGGCCTGA